A window of Diospyros lotus cultivar Yz01 chromosome 14, ASM1463336v1, whole genome shotgun sequence contains these coding sequences:
- the LOC127790005 gene encoding alpha carbonic anhydrase 4-like isoform X2, with protein MMKQLSATYDESSGNGPSRWGQLNPEWRICNNGTMQSPIDIPVSRVPPRMGNLTIDYKPAPATLQNRGHDIAVYWNGDAGGININGIDFKLQQCHWHSPTEHVFDGIRHQLELHAVHMSSNGTIAVIGILYKYGSPDPFLAKLMADIKSLGKEDKDVGIVNPEDIKFGSIEFYYRYMGSLTAPPCTEGVVWTVLSKVRTVSREQVQALRDAVHDGFEYNARPIQPRNRRNILFLTSKAG; from the exons ATGATGAAACAGCTTTCAGCTACGTACGATGAAAGTAGTGGAAACGGACCATCAAGATGGGGGCAGCTCAATCCGGAATGGCGAATTTGCAACAATGGAACCATGCAGTCTCCCATTGATATTCCTGTCTCAAGAGTGCCGCCTCGTATGGGCAATTTGACGATAGACTACAAGCCTGCCCCTGCCACACTTCAAAATAGAGGACACGATATCGCT GTTTATTGGAATGGAGATGCAGGTGGAATTAACATAAATGGGATTGATTTCAAACTCCAACAATGTCACTGGCATTCTCCTACAGAGCACGTCTTCGATGGAATaag GCACCAATTGGAGCTTCATGCTGTGCATATGAGCTCCAATGGAACAATTGCTGTCATTGGAATTCTATACAAATATGGCTCACCTGATCCTTTCCTTGCCAAg CTGATGGCAGACATCAAGTCGCTGGGGAAGGAAGACAAAGACGTGGGGATTGTGAATCCGGAAGACATCAAGTTTGGGAGTATAGAGTTCTACTACAGATACATGGGTTCTCTTACTGCCCCTCCATGCACAGAGGGTGTTGTTTGGACTGTACTCAGCAAG GTTAGAACAGTTTCAAGGGAGCAAGTTCAAGCATTAAGGGATGCTGTCCATGAT GGATTCGAGTATAATGCAAGGCCCATACAACCACGGAATAGAAGAAACATTTTGTTTCTCACTTCCAAGGCagggtaa
- the LOC127790005 gene encoding alpha carbonic anhydrase 4-like isoform X1, translated as MAKLSFNSISLLLSLSLASFILTSHNLFSISTAFEAEMMKQLSATYDESSGNGPSRWGQLNPEWRICNNGTMQSPIDIPVSRVPPRMGNLTIDYKPAPATLQNRGHDIAVYWNGDAGGININGIDFKLQQCHWHSPTEHVFDGIRHQLELHAVHMSSNGTIAVIGILYKYGSPDPFLAKLMADIKSLGKEDKDVGIVNPEDIKFGSIEFYYRYMGSLTAPPCTEGVVWTVLSKVRTVSREQVQALRDAVHDGFEYNARPIQPRNRRNILFLTSKAG; from the exons ATGGCCAAGTTGTCCTTCAATTCAATCTCacttctcctctctctttccttGGCTTCCTTCATTCTAACTTCACATAACCTCTTCTCCATCTCCACTGCTTTTGAAGCTGAA ATGATGAAACAGCTTTCAGCTACGTACGATGAAAGTAGTGGAAACGGACCATCAAGATGGGGGCAGCTCAATCCGGAATGGCGAATTTGCAACAATGGAACCATGCAGTCTCCCATTGATATTCCTGTCTCAAGAGTGCCGCCTCGTATGGGCAATTTGACGATAGACTACAAGCCTGCCCCTGCCACACTTCAAAATAGAGGACACGATATCGCT GTTTATTGGAATGGAGATGCAGGTGGAATTAACATAAATGGGATTGATTTCAAACTCCAACAATGTCACTGGCATTCTCCTACAGAGCACGTCTTCGATGGAATaag GCACCAATTGGAGCTTCATGCTGTGCATATGAGCTCCAATGGAACAATTGCTGTCATTGGAATTCTATACAAATATGGCTCACCTGATCCTTTCCTTGCCAAg CTGATGGCAGACATCAAGTCGCTGGGGAAGGAAGACAAAGACGTGGGGATTGTGAATCCGGAAGACATCAAGTTTGGGAGTATAGAGTTCTACTACAGATACATGGGTTCTCTTACTGCCCCTCCATGCACAGAGGGTGTTGTTTGGACTGTACTCAGCAAG GTTAGAACAGTTTCAAGGGAGCAAGTTCAAGCATTAAGGGATGCTGTCCATGAT GGATTCGAGTATAATGCAAGGCCCATACAACCACGGAATAGAAGAAACATTTTGTTTCTCACTTCCAAGGCagggtaa
- the LOC127790003 gene encoding alpha carbonic anhydrase 4-like isoform X1, translating to MAKLSFNSFSILLSLSLASFILTSHNLFSISTAFEAEVDDETAFSYDESSGNGPSRWGQLNPEWRICNNGTMQSPIDIPVSRVPPRMGNLTIDYKPAPATLQNRGHDIAVYWNGDAGGININGIDFKLQQCHWHSPTEHAFDGIRYQLELHAVHMSSNGTIAVIGILYKYGLPDPFLAKLMADIKSLGKEDKDVGIVNPEDIKFGSIEFYYRYMGSLTVPPCTEGVVWTVLSKVRTVSREQVQVLRDAVHDGFEYNARPIQPRNGRSILFLTSKTG from the exons ATGGCCAAGTTGTCCTTCAATTCATTCTCAATtctcctctctctttccttGGCTTCCTTCATTCTAACTTCACATAACCTCTTCTCCATCTCCACTGCTTTTGAAGCTGAAGTtg ATGATGAAACAGCTTTCAGCTACGATGAAAGTAGTGGAAACGGACCATCAAGATGGGGGCAGCTCAATCCAGAATGGCGAATTTGCAACAATGGAACCATGCAGTCTCCCATTGATATTCCTGTCTCAAGAGTGCCGCCTCGTATGGGCAATTTGACGATAGACTACAAGCCTGCCCCTGCCACACTTCAAAATAGAGGACACGATATCGCT GTTTATTGGAATGGAGATGCAGGTGGAATTAACATAAATGGGATTGATTTCAAACTCCAACAATGTCACTGGCATTCTCCTACAGAGCACGCCTTCGATGGAATaag GTACCAATTGGAGCTTCATGCTGTGCATATGAGCTCCAATGGAACAATTGCTGTCATTGGAATTCTATACAAATATGGCTTACCTGATCCTTTCCTTGCAAAG CTGATGGCAGACATCAAGTCGCTGGGGAAGGAAGACAAAGACGTGGGGATTGTAAATCCGGAAGACATCAAGTTTGGGAGCATAGAGTTCTACTACAGATACATGGGTTCTCTTACTGTCCCTCCATGCACAGAGGGTGTTGTTTGGACTGTACTCAGCAAG GTTAGAACAGTTTCAAGGGAACAAGTTCAAGTATTAAGGGATGCTGTCCATGAT GGATTCGAGTATAATGCAAGGCCCATACAACCACGAAATGGAAGAAGCATTTTGTTTCTCACTTCCAAGACagggtaa